CGGTCTGTCCCCGCGGCTTCGTAATCCTTGTTCGTTCGGCGTTAGGGTTTTGCGTCTGATCCGTGGGGTTTGTTTGGTTTTTCTCCGGCGGCACCCAGGACGAGTTGCAGCGGACGAACCTGGAGTTGGAGTCGTTCAAGGAGAAGATTAAGGAAAACCAGGAGAAAATTAAGCTCAACAAGCAGCTGCCCTACCTCGTCGGCAACATCGTTGAGGTTCAGTTTCCTTCCATTCTGTAAATTCCCTTCTGTAAATACCCTGCAAGCGGTTGTTATCTTGGATTAATTTGAGGCCAGGGAAGTGAATGAGTGAAAATGATTTGGTGTATTATCACATGATTTGGTGTGATAGCATACTTATAGAACTGCTTGTGCTATTATATTGTGTTTGTCCCCATATAATTCATGTTAGATTAGATCTTTATATGCACCAAGGCTGCACTGCACTTAATTCGGAACAGAACACACATGCCTCTTGCTCAGCCACTTCAAATTAGTTAGGGTAGTAGCAGTATAGCAGTGATCGATTCTTTAATTTGAGTAACCGTGATCTGGTTAGGAATCTAGACATTCAGAAACTTGGAACTTGATAACTGGTTTGTTTCATCTACCTAAGCTTTCAAAATTTCCAAGGTCTATTAATCCCTGTACAATAATAAATTTTGAAGTCTTCATGGTTTTATAGATATGTGATCTATGGAGCATTCAAGTATCTCACGTCTTAAATGAACTGTGACATGTATTCTAGTAGATTACTGTGCTGCACCAATGTTTTTGAGGCGCCGCGGCGAGGCGCGGCGCCCGACCCCCTTCACAACGCCTAGGCGTTTGTggcggacgcctaggcgacgccatacacacatTGTAAGGCGTTGTAAGCtagaattttatatactaatgcAGCACATACATATCTCGTTTGTTGCCAATTCTTGAGCCCATGTTCCTTTCTTTCCTTTCCAAAAGCTCTTCTCCCATATAGCATACAATATTCAGAGCAGAGCAGAGAGTGGGCCAAGCGGAGATGCATTCTACCTGGGCCAAGCAGAGAGTGGGCCAAGCGGAGATACAATATTCAGAGCAGAGAGTATACAATATTCACACTACCTGGGCCAAGCGGAGATGCAGAGCGGACGGCAGAGCAGAGCACGAGGTGGCAGAGCGGACGGCCAAGCAGAGTGGACGGCAGATGCAGAGCAGAGCACGAGGAGGCAGAGCGGACGGCCAAGCGGAGATGCAGGCCGGCTCCGCGGCAGGGGCGGCCGGCCGGTGGAGACGAGCAGAGTAGCAGCCCAGCGGAGGTCGAGGTCCGTCTGctgccttctctcttcctctcccctcgCCCGCAGCAGCGATGATGCTGGAGCGGCAACACGGCAGGGGCGGACGGCCAAGCGGAGATGCAGGCCGGCTCCGCGGCAGGGGCGGCCGGCCGGCGGACACGAGCAGAGTAGCAGCCCAGCGGAGGTCGAGGTCCGtccgccgccttctctcttcctctcccctcgCCCGCACTCGCGATGAATGGCTCACGTGGTCGATTTCCCACGCGAAGAGGCTACCTGGGCACACGCGCGGTCGATTTCCCGGGCCGCGCTCCTTTTGGCGCCCTTCCCCTACGACCGGCATCTGGCGTCCGCGGCGCGGTTGTAGGCGTCCGCCCGACGCCATtcgcgcctaggcgacgcctaatcCTATGAGGCGGACGCCATACACGCTGAGGTCGTGGCGACCCCGGCGCCCAGGCCCTCGACcacgccttgtcgcctaggcgacgcctcaaAAACATTGTGCTGCACTCCTCATCCTTTGGAGATGATGATAACTAAAATTTTATTTCCTTATCATTCGGTACTTGTTAGGCAGGGTGTATGTACATTGTTTCTTTTGTTTATGGGTTACTCATATGGTTTGTCCTTTTTCTCAACTGTTTTAGATCTTGGAAATGAACCCTGAGGAGGAAGCTGAGGAGGATGGTGCTAACATTGATTTAGACtcacaaaggaaaggaaaatgtgTTGTACTGAAGACCTCCACAAGACAAGTGAGCAATCTATTCTCTGATCATCAGGGTCATTTCTTTtgctgttcttttttttttctgtgtaTGTCCATATGCTGTGTGCAGTCCACCTTCTAAATATTTGACCACTAATATGCACACAGTATGAAGATTTATCACTTGAAAATATAATGGGATTAGATTCTATATCATAAGTACTTCCAACATTTTGTTTTTGCTAACACATCTGAAGAAAAGGTAGTCAAGGCCTCAAAGGTATGTATTGGCTACCCAAGACAATTAGTCATATAAGACATTTGGGTTATGTTTGTACTACTTTTGATCCAGATAGTCAATTTTTCTTTAAAAATCATAACTTATTAGGTATAGATGGATTGCCATGTCTGACCCTAGTAACAACTTTATGTTGTAATGGTTCTGATGTACGGATTATTCTAGTAACGAATCGTATATAACTGCAAAGCGAGTAATTAATTGTATATAACTGCAAAGCAGAAATATGTTGAAGCAGTCATAATTGGCTAATTTTTTTAACAGTTCTGTAATATGCTTGTCCTGCTGTCACATTGTGCTCCAAATCAGTAATTCAATATCTTTTCTTCTGTGTTCACCTTCCTGGCCTTGCAGGTGTGGGAGTCTTAATTCTCATTCTTCCACATCTCTTGTCGAATCATGTTCGATACTTAAAATTTAAAGCAATGAAACATTTTATGAACTACCTTTTATGTATGGTCTTTAGTTTAGGGAATCAAACTCACTGCTGCAAAATCTTCGTTTATGGCCTTGATGATTGCAGACTATATTCCTTCCTGTTGTTGGGCTAGTGGACCCTGACAAGCTAAAGCCGGGTGATCTGGTTGGAGTAAATAAAGATAGCTACCTTATATTAGATACATTGCCATCAGAGTATGATTCTCGAGTGAAGGcaatggaggtggatgaaaagccCACCGAAGATTATAATGATATTGGAGGTCTTGAAAAGCAGGTATTGTACCGAGTGAATGCTGAAACTTTGTTAGTTCCCTATTTGTCAAATGGAGTCAATTTTGCTTTTTAGGGAATAGCTGAGCAAGTTCCATCAGTCTTCCATATAAGAGATGAATAGTGTCCAGTTGCTTATCTGTTACTTGTATCCTTTGAATCTTATTTGATTGAATTTAGATTCAAGAGCTTGTGGAGGCAATTGTACTGCCCATGACACATAAAGACCGGTTCCAGAAGTTGGGCATCCGTCCTCCAAAAGGAGTTCTTTTGTATGGACCGCCAGGAACTGGCAAGACACTCATGGCTCGTGCATGTGCTGCACAGACGAATGCAACGTTTCTGAAATTAGCTGGTCCACAACTTGTGCAGGTAATCAGTTTACCTGAGAagctttgttttcctttttttgtgtTTGTTATATCGCTGCGTGTCTTTTCAATGATAAGATATTTTTTTTCTGATTTGAATCCTGTGGTACATTGCTGCTCCATTTCATGTTACCATATTTATACTGCAACTTCTGTTGCTCTTTGTTCCTTCCTCGAGTTATTGTTGCCTTTCTGCCATAGCTTCATTTTTTCATCCTGGTTAATATCCTTTTTTTATGTACATGAATAAtttttctgtttcttcttttCAGTTTTCATTTCAGAAAGTGCTGTTATTTTGTTTTGTGTCAGTTGTCACCTGTACCGTAGCATTGGTCTTAAAGCAATATTTCCTTATGCCAAGGTTCTCAGAAGCAAGTTTGGAATGTCTTGGTGCTTTCTACCTTCTGAACATAGTTTTTCGTTACGTCTAGGGCTAGTGTGTTCCTGAATGTCTTAGTAAATTTTTTGTTCATAGTAATTTTTTTGTTCATACCATATTTTTACAGTTGAGGAAATGGATCTATGGATTTCATCTTTCTGTTATTATGGAGTTTGTCAGTCCAAAGTTTCTCTGTTGAAGTTCAGTCAGTTATGTGACACACTTATAAATTGTCAGGATTTTGTATATCATTTGTTGTCTGTATATTGAATAATTGGATTTGGAAATAAAAGTTGAATGGTTTAGCGGTTTAACTAAAATATTGTTCTGATTGCATGACTAACACTGACCATCTGGTCCATTTTCATTCAAGACACATTGGAGATATTGCTCTGCCATCCAAAATCTGTTTTACTCTGATGTTATCTTGAGCATAGTTTATACTTTCGAGTACAGTAGTAATGATGTTCTTGGTGGTTCAGATGTTTATTGGCGATGGAGCAAAGCTTGTCCGGGATGCATTCCAGCTTGCCAAAGAGAAGGCTCCTTGTATTATATTTATTGATGAGATAGATGCTATTGGTACCAAGCGTTTTGATAGGTATGTCTTTTATGACATTTTCAGCTCTTGCACGGTTTTATTCTTATTTTGGCTGATGAGATACTCTTTATGAGATGAAAATGTTAATCGCCTGTACAGGATCACATAAAGTAGGACGTTTTTTGTGTTTCAATTTAGTGTAAACAAATCATTCTTATTGCGAAGAAGCATATCTGATGTATGCTCCATAATTTTGTTCTCTTGGTACAGTGAAGTTAGCGGTGATAGAGAAGTTCAGCGAACTATGTTGGAATTACTGAATCAACTGGATGGATTCAGCAGCGATGAGAGAATAAAGGTCATAGCTGCAACGAACCGTGCTGACATCCTTGACCCTGCTCTGATGCGATCTGGACGGTTGGACCGAAAGATTGAGTTCCCTCACCCATCTGAAGAAGCAAGAGCTAGAATCTTGCAAGTTGGTCTCCACAACTTATGTTCAATTTGCTGAAGTTTGACAGTGAATGGTGTTTTTGCTTTACTCAGTAGGCCAGCCATTTACCACAACTAATGTGTTCTGCATGGTGCTCTGTAGATTCATTCAAGAAAAATGAATGTAAATCCCGATGTCAACTTTGAAGAATTGGCTCGCTCAACAGATGACTTCAACGGAGCACAGCTAAAGGCAGTTTGTGTAGAAGCTGGTATGCTCGCTCTACGGCGCGATGCTACAGAGGTGAGCCTTCCGCTCCTCCATATGCACAATTCCATTATATTTGCTTTGCGAATGTGGTAGCACCACAATCCCTTGCATCGATAGATGGAGGATGACATCTGTAGGTTGATTATtgacttatttatttatttatgttttTGTGATGATTGTGATTTCCTAACCTGATGTTTGCTTGCACAGGTAACTCACGAGGACTTCAATGAAGGAATCATACAGGTCCAGGCGAAGAAAAAGTCAAGCTTGAACTACTATGCTTAAGCTATATGCAAAAATATATGGACCACAAGTTGTTTGTAACACTACTGTATGGATGATCGAAACTACGTTTTTACGTTTGCTTTGAGATGCAAGTTTTTAACATTATCACAGATTTTTATTCAGCCTCAGGCTCCCCAGAAAACTGTTTGCTTACCATCTGTGTTGTGAGCGTGAGTTTATGAATCGAATGATTTGCTGTATTGGCGCATTCTAGGTGTGGTGCAACATATCATTCGATAACACCATACCTAGGGAGTTGGTGTTTGATACACTTCCATATCTTCTTGAGTGTCCCGACGACTTACTGTAGTGAGGGCCTGATTGGATTGCGATCAAAATTTGCAATGTCAAAGATTTGGCAAGTCAAAGTTAGGTAAAAAAGTTGTTATGGATTTGACAAGCTAAATGTGAAAGGTTGACAAGTTTTGGTAATCAACCAAATAATAGTTAAAATTATAATTTATTAAATCTTTGGTTTGGTAAATTTTGGAAGCTAACCAATTAGGCTCTAGGCCAATGAGAAGTAGAAATACTACTGCAATCTTTTGCATTCAGAATATACTAGAAAGCAGCGCGGCCTTGCCGCACGGTCCTGTGTGGTGCTTGCATCATAAAACTAATAATTATATTGCAATTAGTATTACTTAGCTTCTGTGGAGAATAAATAGCAGTAGTATAATATAATTTTACAGATCAGTGGAGTTGATGTTGATCGTTGCCATTGCAGAGGATAATAGTTGGAGTCTCTTTTTTTCAATTAAGAACTAATtgtattaattttttttagaaaactctTGAGAAATCTAGATCCACATTAATAGCAAAAAATTACACTAAAACATGTGATGTTATGTGTTTACAGTGCAGTGCTAGTTGTGTAGAGTTCAACAAACTTGGTTTGacattttttaaatttttatttgttttattatGTTATTTACAAAATTTCAATCGTTTTAGATAAATAACAAATTTGCAGGAAAATAGAAAAACGTCGTCGGGCCGAATTCGGCCCAGTAAGGCCCAGGTTCAGCGGGAAACAGGCCCGAGCGGGAGGCAGGCCGGCCCACTCAAAAGGcctggattgcgggttgatttcGGTAAAGTTCGAGggcttttttgcaaaaaaaaacccTGAGAGGAGGCCtcgactgcgggttgattcgactaaagttcgaggtttttttgcaaaaaaaaaccaCGCCTCGCACGCTCTGGGCCATTCACGCGCCCGATCCGACGGCCGGGAACggctggcgacgtggccacgctcGCCGGCCAGCTTTTGAGTGCAGGTTTCATATGTAAAGGTACATGCTAACCATatgaaaaaaatatgaaaaaaatcaaaagaaaactCTTAGATCTCATATAATCAAAAGAAAACTCTTAGATCTCATATGAACCAACAGGGGGTGTACGAACGGAATGGACAAACCTTACTGTAGTCCAAGACACCACGTCCACGTACTGGGCTTGTGCCTTGCCCGCTTGCTGGCCTGTGCAACTTGTGGGCTGGGCTGTCGCTGCCGTGGTCACATTTTAAATTTGTTGGGGTCGAAGGTGGCCCGTACGGTAGATTGGCATACTTTTTTCTAAGCTTATTAATTGGCTCATCGTATATAGAGTTATAGACGACATTAGTCAATATGTGGCAATTGAAAATCTCCTTACCATGCTCGGTTATGCAATTATTACGCTGACTGCATGCATGCGTGTATATATATAGTTCTTAATCAAGGTTTAACACATGAATATATGTCGTTTGCCTACTACATTTTATTAACATTTTCTTCTTGTTCGATGATGAAGTACACTAACCTGCTTTACAATACGTCCATTTCGTCTTTAATTCCCTCCAATCCCCATCGAAAATGATTGATCCAAATGAGCCCTTAAATATCGAAACATATCTTTATTTTTAATCCTCATAGAGACATAGACGATGTACGAAGCAAAGAACACAAGCAGAAGCATCAGACTATAACACGACCACATACATATAATAGTAACACAAAAGTTTCACCGATGAAATTGTTCCATCCCTATATAGAACATAGCACTTAATCCGCATGTATATGATGGACTAAACAAGAAAACCTCCCTCTTGATCACTAGTCAGTTTTGTCTTGCTCCCACCCCCCTCCACCTTTGGAGCCACACAAGAACCACCAGCCCCACCTCTATTTAAGGCAGTGGCTTGGTTACTGCTGCTGCTTGCCTGGCCAGTACAACATAATTACATAAGGATGGAAACCACATCTGCTTGCCCAGGTTACTCATGGCGACAAATTGGCTGCTGGAGCCATAGTGGTTTGAGTTGTAGGTTCCACTGGTGAAGGTGAACCCCTCTAGGCTTGAAGGATTAGTTTGCACCCTGGGCTCATCATCGCAGAGGCCAACGCCGTTGATGCTACTGCGCTGCCTCCTGGTAGTGTTCTCCATCCTGCGGAAATACTTTTGGGTGTGGCTAGAGATTTGCACTGGTGTCCTTGTGGTAACGAAGTGCTTGGAGATGTTCTTCCAGTCGCTTCGACCAAACGCACGCAAGCCATAGAGGAAATTCCTACATTGAGACAGGGTTCAGAATGAAAAATTGCATAATATACACACTCATTATCAGTGACGAATTCTCAAATCCCTCATCATAATCAATGCCCTGTACATCATTCTAATATATGTAATAGTAATTTGCATGAAATATGTGACAAGCATTCccaaaacaagaagaaagaaataaaTGGATCAAAACTCATGAGTATGTGAGATAAAGAAATCATTAACCTGTGTTTGTCCGTGGTCCAAAACCTCCGACGCTGCCTCTCCTTCTGAGGATCTGGTTGGCTATGTGGATCCTCCCCTACCTTCCTCTTGGCCTTCCTCTCCACCAAATCTCCACCCAAGATGTCCATGGTTGGATGCTCCACTGGCAtccctgtagggtcgagatgacggactagaggggggttaaatagtcctttctaaaattaatcgcaccGGCTTACcaaaataaatgcggaattaaaactatcggtcgagccaagactacacctctctatctaagttcacaagcaccttaattaggcaacaaaggtgccgggctagctagagcccacctaaccaattctagaagcaaggtcacacaaacctatgccactagtacttcaagcaacgggggagctcctacacatgctagtaagcaaaagaacaaagccacctaagctcactagcaatgctcaataacaaggctacacaagccgaaatatagagcgcaaattacttagctacacaaactaagcaatatgactaacaatgttactcaaaccgaattagtcacgcaagggagctacttctatgctacacaagcaagaaggtaactagtaagctacacaagctaactaattacaagagcaactacacaagcacaatgtaaataaagtaaatacaagcttgtgtaacgaggatacaaaccaacgagaagacaaggatgacacggtgatttttatcccgaggttcatgtgcttgccaacacgctagtccttattgagacaagctccaaggttgccatcggtcctcttgctagtggtgacccgcaagtcacactctcccacatggagtgcttaccacaagctctagcacttgacccggacggaccacttgtcgcccttcgcgtctcgctctactagagttgctctttgcggctccagcggggtgagcacaatccccctcacaatcacttcttcggagcaccacacaatcttctttgcgtgattcaacggagaccaccaccaagccgtctaggaggtggcaacctccaagagtaacaagcaccaccggcttgcaagacgaccacctagtgccacatgatgcaacctcatgatgcaatagaactagaatcactcactcactcgatcagatgaacactatcaatcaagagtgagttagagggctcccaagcaccaccacgcAAGCCACTAAGGCTCTAGTATGCTCAGCTCACGGCCAAAGGCCGACTAAGGGGCTATTTACAAGCCCCCACACAaaagagtcattgtacccctttattgggcacaacacagggtgaccggacgcgcaggtccaaGTGACCAGACATGCCGGTCCCTGCGTTCGGGCGTTGTACCGCCTCCACGTGGCACTAGCTGTTTGAAATAGCCGTTGCCGCCAACGGCTACCTCACGGGCGCGCTCTcaaccactgatcggacgcgctgcTAAGCTTGACTGGACTCACCATGCCTCAGTGTCCAGTTAACAACAGAGAGTTCCTAGAACGTCCAAAACATGATCGGGCGTGTCCGC
The nucleotide sequence above comes from Miscanthus floridulus cultivar M001 chromosome 18, ASM1932011v1, whole genome shotgun sequence. Encoded proteins:
- the LOC136520340 gene encoding 26S proteasome regulatory subunit 6A homolog — protein: MSSPGAPAPAAAMVVDDAEDDQLTSMSTEDIIRASRLLDNEIRVLKDELQRTNLELESFKEKIKENQEKIKLNKQLPYLVGNIVEILEMNPEEEAEEDGANIDLDSQRKGKCVVLKTSTRQTIFLPVVGLVDPDKLKPGDLVGVNKDSYLILDTLPSEYDSRVKAMEVDEKPTEDYNDIGGLEKQIQELVEAIVLPMTHKDRFQKLGIRPPKGVLLYGPPGTGKTLMARACAAQTNATFLKLAGPQLVQMFIGDGAKLVRDAFQLAKEKAPCIIFIDEIDAIGTKRFDSEVSGDREVQRTMLELLNQLDGFSSDERIKVIAATNRADILDPALMRSGRLDRKIEFPHPSEEARARILQIHSRKMNVNPDVNFEELARSTDDFNGAQLKAVCVEAGMLALRRDATEVTHEDFNEGIIQVQAKKKSSLNYYA